From the Platichthys flesus chromosome 6, fPlaFle2.1, whole genome shotgun sequence genome, one window contains:
- the skor1b gene encoding SKI family transcriptional corepressor 1 homolog-B — translation MDSIPSGRDSSSPPSSKQELSYPSTNLKPNQVGQTVLYGIPIVSLVIDGQERLCLAQISNTLLKNYSYNEIHNRRVALGITCVQCTPVQLEILRRAGAMPISSRRCGMITKREAERLCKSFLGAHAPPKLPENFAFDVSHECAWGSRGSFIPARYNSSRAKCIKCTYCNMYFSPNKFIFHSHRTPESKYTQPDAANFNSWRRHLKLTDKSGQTDVLHAWEDVKAMFNGGSRKRTLPGSGSDSRSHMKSQGPNRPRESPEIPAKIISIEDNRGGMTSARSYPVIPVPNKGFGMLQKIPPPLFPHPYGFPAFGLCQKKDDSIMGEQSKPGLPGVLWPATKDSAYHSFPMFWPAAGALPMPPYHQTQHKPVPELLCPPRQTDMDMSEHSDRSTNTSKDSMVENDRCSSTQSARNEEDKSGDEARPLEGMALVPRKISYVSAFRPVIKDADCIAKLYGNRALYNNCRTGYLSPDFLSESSSYRSASPCVDSEGEPDVDVETNKTPDEEEEEDEGDSRPPSSVCARTPPGLSRSVSPKESGCKGLPESRVFDSQKTSVHVAQSSDRDVHSKQLSESHITASFTEVFPAERAGLQQRSSPYQFRAASYQSGVLQANDDGASKEEPSSTVEEIETKSFHEQSGEENQREPEDGEDAPVRAVATQRDLESLAKDELQKQLLEQVELRKRLEREFQNLKDNFQDQMKRELSYREEMVQQLHIVREAHDALHHFSCKMLTPRHCSGSCSFKSPLLPP, via the exons ATGGACTCCATACCGTCGGGGCGAGACTCCAGCTCCCCGCCCAGCTCCAAGCAAGAACTGTCCTACCCGAGCACCAACCTGAAGCCCAACCAGGTCGGACAGACGGTGCTGTACGGAATACCCATCGTGTCTTTGGTGATAGACGGCCAGGAGAGACTTTGCCTCGCCCAGATATCCAACACCCTCCTGAAGAATTACAGCTACAACGAGATCCACAACCGGCGTGTGGCGCTGGGCATCACCTGCGTCCAGTGCACCCCTGTCCAGCTGGAGATCCTCCGCCGAGCTGGGGCCATGCCTATCTCCTCCAGGCGCTGCGGGATGATCACTAAACGCGAGGCGGAGAGACTTTGTAAGTCGTTTCTTGGGGCTCACGCGCCTCCTAAACTTCCAGAAAATTTTGCTTTCGACGTGTCCCACGAGTGCGCCTGGGGGAGTCGAGGCAGCTTCATCCCGGCAAGATACAATAGCTCCAGAGCCAAGTGCATCAAGTGCACATATTGCAACATGTATTTCTCCCcaaataaattcatatttcactCGCACCGCACGCCGGAGTCCAAGTACACGCAGCCAGATGCAGCCAATTTTAACTCGTGGAGGCGACATCTGAAATTAACTGATAAAAGCGGCCAGACAGATGTACTCCACGCATGGGAAGACGTGAAGGCCATGTTCAACGGGGGCAGTCGGAAGAGGACGCTGCCGGGCAGTGGGTCCGATTCCAGATCCCACATGAAATCACAAGGACCCAACCGTCCCCGGGAGTCACCCGAGATCCCTGCGAAAATCATCAGCATCGAGGACAACCGCGGCGGCATGACGAGCGCACGCAGCTACCCGGTCATCCCGGTGCCCAATAAAGGGTTTGGGATGCTGCAAAAAATCCCACCACCGCTCTTCCCTCATCCATACGGGTTCCCAGCCTTCGGCCTGTGTCAGAAGAAAGACGACAGCATCATGGGAGAGCAGAGCAAGCCGGGCCTGCCGGGGGTCCTGTGGCCTGCTACCAAGGACAGCGCCTATCACTCCTTCCCCATGTTCTGGCCCGCGGCGGGCGCGCTGCCGATGCCCCCGTACCACCAGACCCAGCACAAGCCCGTGCCAGAGCTGCTGTGTCCGCCCAGGCAGACTGACATGGACATGTCCGAGCACAGTGACCGGAGCACCAACACGTCCAAAGACAGCATGGTGGAGAACGACCGGTGCTCCAGCACGCAGTCCGCACGTAACGAAGAGGACAAATCCGGGGACGAGGCGAGGCCGCTGGAGGGGATGGCGCTTGTGCCCCGGAAAATCAGCTACGTGTCCGCGTTCAGGCCCGTCATTAAAGACGCTGACTGCATCGCTAAGCTCTACGGCAACAGGGCCCTTTACAACAACTGTCGCACCGGCTATCTGTCGCCCGATTTTTTAAGCGAGAGCTCCAGCTACCGCTCCGCGTCCCCCTGCGTAGACAGCGAGGGCGAGCCGGACGTGGACGTGGAGACGAACAAAACAcctgacgaggaggaggaggaggacgagggggacTCCCGGCCTCCGTCCTCGGTGTGCGCTCGGACTCCCCCCGGCTTATCACGCAGTGTCTCGCCTAAGGAGTCGGGGTGTAAGGGCCTGCCGGAGAGCAGGGTGTTTGACTCCCAGAAAACGAGCGTCCACGTGGCCCAGTCCTCTGACAGAGACGTGCACAGCAAGCAGCTATCAGAGAGCCACATAACTGCGTCTTTCACTGAA GTTTTCCCAGCGGAGAGAGCTGGACTGCAACAAAGGAGCAGTCCGTATCAGTTCAGAGCTGCCAGTTACCAGAGTGGAGTACTTCAAGCTAATG ATGATGGTGCGAGTAAAGAGGAGCCGTCTTCCACAGTGGAGGAGATCGAAACGAAATCTTTTCATGAACAAAGCGGCGAGGAGAACCAGCGGGAGCCCGAAGACG GCGAGGACGCGCCAGTCAGAGCTGTGGCAACACAAAGAGATCTAGAAAGTCTGGCTAAAG ATGAACTCCAGAAGCAGCTGTTAGAGCAGGTTGAGCTGAGGAAAAGACTGGAACGAGAATTTCAGAACTTGAAAG ATAACTTCCAGGATCAGATGAAGAGGGAGCTCTCCTACAGGGAGGAGATGgttcagcagcttcacatcGTCAGAG AAGCTCACGACGCTTTGCACCATTTCTCGTGTAAGATGTTGACTCCTCGCCACTGCAGCGGCTCCTGCTCCTTCAAGTCTCCTCTGCTGCCGCCCTGA